In Mytilus edulis chromosome 6, xbMytEdul2.2, whole genome shotgun sequence, the following proteins share a genomic window:
- the LOC139527994 gene encoding GTPase IMAP family member 9-like isoform X2 — translation MGILSCKSSSSTVLDVVHVKKTTQPMLDKKEVTVFPEPTQGTIETDYPEPTQETLTTKDASCQTPEVRRSTRVVNGRLDDEIESDSDERDVILVRRREASSQTPERQSFITSSMQEERDEDSALRSRSQCQSVATPKKIEILTEEDEETEFGLVLIGQTGSGKSSVGNMIIGSDVFGRKVVNVLDTSYTQIIKCMDQKIGSKRFFVVDTPGIPVINKNTERQTVLQLIQSAKQEVQDTPYAFLLVVSLDKYLSPELINFLQNRCDDIFDRLVVVFTCGNNQEIDDNSLLSSVSNELRKFIKNNNLKFIKLNCNYSKLDCHLDVYTKRKVMDLLQKCENSISKHSRFQNLAEI, via the exons ATGGGAATCTTAAGCTGCAAATCGTCTTCGTCTACAG TTCTAGATGTGGTACACGTGAAGAAAACAACACAACCAATGCTGGATAAAAAAGAag TAACTGTCTTTCCAGAACCAACACAAGGGACAATAGAAACTGACTATCCAGAACCAACACAGGAGACACTTACAACAAAAGACG CATCCTGCCAAACACCAGAAGTGCGAAGATCAACTAGAGTTGTAAATGGGAGACTTGACG acgAAATAGAATCCGACTCGGATGAGAGAGATGTTATACTTGTTAGAAGAAGAGAAG CTTCAAGTCAGACACCAGAGAGACAGTCGTTTATTACATCGTCAATGCAAGAGGAGCGAGATGAAG ACTCAGCACTGAGATCTAGAAGTCAATGTCAGAGTGTAGCAACTCCAAAAAAGATAGAAA TTTTAACAGAAGAAGATGAAG aaactgAGTTTGGATTGGTTTTGATCGGTCAAACAGGAAGTGGTAAAAGTTCAGTGGGCAATATGATAATTGGCTCAGACGTGTTTGGCAGAAAAGTCGTAAATGTTTTAGATACTTCGTATACGCAAATAATAAAATGCATGGACCAGAAAATCGGAAGCAAAAGATTTTTTGTCGTTGATACACCTGGGATTCCTGTCataaataaaaataccgaacGACAGACGGTACTTCAACTCATACAGTCCGCCAAACAGGAAGTCCAAGACACGCCATATGCATTCTTATTGGTTGTATCGTTAGACAAATATTTGTCGCCTGAATTGATTAACTTTTTACAGAATCGTTGTGATGATATTTTCGACCGCTTGGTTGTTGTGTTTACATGTGGCAATAATCAAGAAATAGACGACAATTCACTTTTATCTTCAGTTTCAAATGAGTTACGAAAGTTTATCAAAAATAacaatctgaaatttataaagttAAACTGTAATTATTCAAAACTGGACTGCCATTTAGATGTTTATACGAAACGAAAGGTAATGGATCTTCTGCAGAAGTGTGAAAATAGTATATCTAAACATTCACGATTTCAAAACTTAGCTGAGATTTAA
- the LOC139527994 gene encoding GTPase IMAP family member 9-like isoform X3: MGILSCKSSSSTVLDVVHVKKTTQPMLDKKEEPTQGTIETDYPEPTQETLTTKDASCQTPEVRRSTRVVNGRLDDEIESDSDERDVILVRRREASSQTPERQSFITSSMQEERDEDSALRSRSQCQSVATPKKIEILTEEDEGIETEFGLVLIGQTGSGKSSVGNMIIGSDVFGRKVVNVLDTSYTQIIKCMDQKIGSKRFFVVDTPGIPVINKNTERQTVLQLIQSAKQEVQDTPYAFLLVVSLDKYLSPELINFLQNRCDDIFDRLVVVFTCGNNQEIDDNSLLSSVSNELRKFIKNNNLKFIKLNCNYSKLDCHLDVYTKRKVMDLLQKCENSISKHSRFQNLAEI, from the exons ATGGGAATCTTAAGCTGCAAATCGTCTTCGTCTACAG TTCTAGATGTGGTACACGTGAAGAAAACAACACAACCAATGCTGGATAAAAAAGAag AACCAACACAAGGGACAATAGAAACTGACTATCCAGAACCAACACAGGAGACACTTACAACAAAAGACG CATCCTGCCAAACACCAGAAGTGCGAAGATCAACTAGAGTTGTAAATGGGAGACTTGACG acgAAATAGAATCCGACTCGGATGAGAGAGATGTTATACTTGTTAGAAGAAGAGAAG CTTCAAGTCAGACACCAGAGAGACAGTCGTTTATTACATCGTCAATGCAAGAGGAGCGAGATGAAG ACTCAGCACTGAGATCTAGAAGTCAATGTCAGAGTGTAGCAACTCCAAAAAAGATAGAAA TTTTAACAGAAGAAGATGAAGGTATAG aaactgAGTTTGGATTGGTTTTGATCGGTCAAACAGGAAGTGGTAAAAGTTCAGTGGGCAATATGATAATTGGCTCAGACGTGTTTGGCAGAAAAGTCGTAAATGTTTTAGATACTTCGTATACGCAAATAATAAAATGCATGGACCAGAAAATCGGAAGCAAAAGATTTTTTGTCGTTGATACACCTGGGATTCCTGTCataaataaaaataccgaacGACAGACGGTACTTCAACTCATACAGTCCGCCAAACAGGAAGTCCAAGACACGCCATATGCATTCTTATTGGTTGTATCGTTAGACAAATATTTGTCGCCTGAATTGATTAACTTTTTACAGAATCGTTGTGATGATATTTTCGACCGCTTGGTTGTTGTGTTTACATGTGGCAATAATCAAGAAATAGACGACAATTCACTTTTATCTTCAGTTTCAAATGAGTTACGAAAGTTTATCAAAAATAacaatctgaaatttataaagttAAACTGTAATTATTCAAAACTGGACTGCCATTTAGATGTTTATACGAAACGAAAGGTAATGGATCTTCTGCAGAAGTGTGAAAATAGTATATCTAAACATTCACGATTTCAAAACTTAGCTGAGATTTAA
- the LOC139527994 gene encoding GTPase IMAP family member 9-like isoform X1: MGILSCKSSSSTVLDVVHVKKTTQPMLDKKEVTVFPEPTQGTIETDYPEPTQETLTTKDASCQTPEVRRSTRVVNGRLDDEIESDSDERDVILVRRREASSQTPERQSFITSSMQEERDEDSALRSRSQCQSVATPKKIEILTEEDEGIETEFGLVLIGQTGSGKSSVGNMIIGSDVFGRKVVNVLDTSYTQIIKCMDQKIGSKRFFVVDTPGIPVINKNTERQTVLQLIQSAKQEVQDTPYAFLLVVSLDKYLSPELINFLQNRCDDIFDRLVVVFTCGNNQEIDDNSLLSSVSNELRKFIKNNNLKFIKLNCNYSKLDCHLDVYTKRKVMDLLQKCENSISKHSRFQNLAEI, translated from the exons ATGGGAATCTTAAGCTGCAAATCGTCTTCGTCTACAG TTCTAGATGTGGTACACGTGAAGAAAACAACACAACCAATGCTGGATAAAAAAGAag TAACTGTCTTTCCAGAACCAACACAAGGGACAATAGAAACTGACTATCCAGAACCAACACAGGAGACACTTACAACAAAAGACG CATCCTGCCAAACACCAGAAGTGCGAAGATCAACTAGAGTTGTAAATGGGAGACTTGACG acgAAATAGAATCCGACTCGGATGAGAGAGATGTTATACTTGTTAGAAGAAGAGAAG CTTCAAGTCAGACACCAGAGAGACAGTCGTTTATTACATCGTCAATGCAAGAGGAGCGAGATGAAG ACTCAGCACTGAGATCTAGAAGTCAATGTCAGAGTGTAGCAACTCCAAAAAAGATAGAAA TTTTAACAGAAGAAGATGAAGGTATAG aaactgAGTTTGGATTGGTTTTGATCGGTCAAACAGGAAGTGGTAAAAGTTCAGTGGGCAATATGATAATTGGCTCAGACGTGTTTGGCAGAAAAGTCGTAAATGTTTTAGATACTTCGTATACGCAAATAATAAAATGCATGGACCAGAAAATCGGAAGCAAAAGATTTTTTGTCGTTGATACACCTGGGATTCCTGTCataaataaaaataccgaacGACAGACGGTACTTCAACTCATACAGTCCGCCAAACAGGAAGTCCAAGACACGCCATATGCATTCTTATTGGTTGTATCGTTAGACAAATATTTGTCGCCTGAATTGATTAACTTTTTACAGAATCGTTGTGATGATATTTTCGACCGCTTGGTTGTTGTGTTTACATGTGGCAATAATCAAGAAATAGACGACAATTCACTTTTATCTTCAGTTTCAAATGAGTTACGAAAGTTTATCAAAAATAacaatctgaaatttataaagttAAACTGTAATTATTCAAAACTGGACTGCCATTTAGATGTTTATACGAAACGAAAGGTAATGGATCTTCTGCAGAAGTGTGAAAATAGTATATCTAAACATTCACGATTTCAAAACTTAGCTGAGATTTAA